The Penaeus vannamei isolate JL-2024 chromosome 4, ASM4276789v1, whole genome shotgun sequence genome segment tatatatatatatatatatatatatatatatgtgtgtgtgtgtgtgtgtgtgtgtgtgtgtgtgtgtgtgtgtgtgtgtatgtttatgtgtgtgtgtatatatatatatatatatatatatatatatatatatatatatatatatatatatatagatgtacatatatagatatatatatatatatatatatataaaatcacaatcatatacatacacatgtatgtgtgtatctatgtatgcatggatgtatgcatgtatatacatcatttattaattcatatattgaaagacacacgtatatttatgtatatatgattgtatgtaaatttatattcatacacacacacacacacacacacacacatacacacatacacacacacacacacacacacacacacacacacacacacacacacatatatatatatatatatatatatatatatatatatatatatatatatatatatgtctgtgtgtgtgtgtgtgtgtgtgtgtgtgtgtgtgtgtgtgtgtatgtgtgtgtgtgtgtgtgtgtgtgtgtgtgtgtgtgtgtgtgtctgtgtatgaatataaatttacatacaatcatatatacataaatatacgtgtgtctttctatatatgaattaataaatgatgtatatacatgcatacagccaTGGATAATTGTTATTACGAGTCGGATGTCCTGTTTATCCAGTGAAAGAAGTTGAAATATGTGATATGGTCTAGACGTTgccgcgttttcccgccaaatttacctTAGCAATAAGTAGCCCCGCCCCTTGCAGCATCTATAATTAAGGGAAGAGCATGATTATACCGAAATGTTGAGTTTGAGACAATCactgatatgaagatatacattgacaatgagaatgaaatttaaatatgcattgactAATTCTGGATAATAGCTCATTTGCACAAGTGTTTCCATCCTTGAAGTTGATTGGCTCACGCACGAGCAGCGCTTTGTTCTGATTGGTCCACGTGTACTCTGCATTATGATTGGCTGCGAAAGCCTGTGTTAGGCGCCATCACCACCAGGAGGAGGGTTTTTTGTTGACGGACACGCTCATAGAAATTGCGTTTGTGCAGTGACATTCTTATTAGCGCCAGTATTTCTGAGAAGAGCTGGCAGTTAAAGTGATAAAGAACTGTTGGAGTCATAGTAATAACCCTAAGGACTTCAGTGTAGTCTGGGAAAGAGCACTGGAGTTGGGCTTGTCACCTTGCAGAGTGATTTCTACCCTCACATGGTCATAGCATTGGTTGGTATTAATTGGTATACTGTATTTTCCTTTATATGAATAGTGATGTGCTATTATTTCCATGTAGATCTTAAATGTGTCAAGTGCTAATACCTGATACGATTTTTCATAGAAGTGAAATTGTCTCATAGGTGCAAGGGTGCAGGCTGGCTACCTGTCATGAGATGGTGTACCTGTCGTGACGTGACGTgcctgtggtgatgaggtggtgatgtgaagcgtcagtgttacctgctttgggatacgatgtaaatatttttatgtttatgtgtgacgaatttgctacttgtctgtcatttctaagtgcttatacattcatttatatatacggtagatatgcaagtctagactgataaacattcctttgtgtgtgtgtgtgtgtgtaatgaatgttcattgagtCGGGCTGTATATCTACAGATAGTTCCgagtttatttcatatatttatgttattaggCCTCAAGTCTTGAAAACAAGCAAAGTAAACATTACACATCTTTAATTCATGTATCAAGAAAGCCCAGACTTAAATAACTGTGGTACTTTGTTCAATGACCTGTATTTCAGTACATGGTTaccaatgttttatttgtttgcagctcGAATGGCTCCAGGAAAGGATTAAACCGTGTACAAAAATCCAAGAGATTATTCTTGATGCCCTTATTGATGCAGGTGATGCTGACACGTTGCACTGGTGGCCCTACAGTGTGACGTATTTTGTAGTTGGAGATACTGtgggctacaatatatatatatatatatacatacacatatattattatatttacatagtTTAGCGTTACGAATAGCATAGTTATGCCAAATATTTCCCTAGAAATATTGGTTGTGTATCTCTAAGACACTTTACCTAAATCCAAACTTCTTACGGTTTCGGATCAAGCTTTCTAATAGACCCCTATATTTAGAATGGTTGATGTTTCATTCTTATCAAAAGCACATTATTTCATTCTTATGAAAAAGTGACTTTTGTTTGCAGATCCACGTCATTAGAGTTGAGATATTGGACTCATTAATATCTTACAGAATTATGTTACCGCAGTAACCTTCCTTATTTGTAATAAGGTCGACATAAGTACAGATCTTAATTTGTAATACTACCTTCGTGATACAGCCGGTTAGCGCAATGTACTGTAGTTCCAaagttattatatttactatatattataCGGTATAAAAGGTCAACATTTaaattaacaatagtgatgatttttatctctaaattattatcataacctaaATATAGGAACTTTCTTCAGTTGATGCTTCCGATAGTATAGCTATTCTCAAATTGACATTATTAACATTTTGCTATtatcttatatgtatacagacatacaaataaaggCAGACGCCTTTTACAGATTTAATCATCGATTGATAATTAGGGCCAACATGTTAATATACCTAATCTTCTATTTAACCAAAAATTTGTTTCTTTCTGATTGTtataaggaaatgataaaagcTTTAGAAGGgtgaaattgttttatttttatcaggctaatttttaataatgatattatgaatgTTAACATCCGACACATAATGCCCCTCGGCTTGCAGGCCTTAACCATAAGAAGGTGCAGGCGAGTAGGAGGCAGACGGCTGGAAGGCAGGGTACTGAGCCACTCCCTCGTACGTCACCTGAGCCACGTATCCTTGGTCGCCGTTGACAGTGTAAGTGACcctctgcagacgaccgtcgggaagctgcacgtagtaggatccctgagtgttgtATCCGTCGCGGCCCTCTTGGTGGCCGAAATCGTTACCGAAGGCGTTGACGTCATAGTTGAAGTTATACTGAGGGCGAGTCTATATGggattggaaaaaagaaaagtaatctgtaggctatcattaatattacttcaAACATCATTTGCAATAAAAGAAATTCAGAGAACCATTGCTCTGACCAAGAATCCGGAGATTTATCATCTGAAAGGATATATGAATACTTACTTGTTTTATGTACATAACTGCTACTATTCTcattgctgttcttattgttattattattattaaatctttcttatcattattactttcttccTATATAATTCAAGTTAACTTACTACAGGAGCGACAGGAGGGCTGTAGCCTCCAGCAGAAGCAGCTCCTCCGAAGTTGATGGCAGGTCCTGCGGCAGGTCGGAGGAAACTGGCAGCTCCTGCAGAACCACCGAAGGAAGATCCTGGAGCCTGATAGCTCTGAGATAGGCCTGGCTTTGCACTTGCGACTGCCAGCAAGGAAGCCAGGGCGATAACCtggtaagaaagaggaaggactgTGATATTAGATTTGACCAAAATTATGTGGGAAATTTGCAAGCCTGGAGCCACGGTTATATGAGAAACGAATATACTAATTCCGCCACTCTTCTCCGATGCAGATATGGATACATAACTAGAAATACACAAgtttaatatttgtatatatatattcatatttgcatgTGAAGGTCTGGTTTTGTGTGTGCAGGACTGTGTGTAATAATCAGTTACACATGGTTTAGTGTTTCATTATATATTAAAAGGTAtgtcacaagcacatacacagacacatatgaatatgtatatatatgaatatgtatatatatgaatatatgtatatctatatcaatgtatatataactatatataaacatgaatatatgtaaatatatagatatagacatatgtgtacacacatcccTACATAAATAATGAATGGTTAGATGCGTGCTTAAACAGACCCTCGTGTATGTGCATTCTACCGCTCCGGGAACACACATCTGCACATGTGTTTATGTGGGAGTGTAAACTTGCCTTCAGAGTCATGTTTCGGAATGCGAGAAACAATGAATTAAGACTATTGATGCTACTGTCGCTCCAACTGCACAAAGGATACTGCTGTTGCCTGAAGTCTTGTTCACGTTTTATATACGTCACGAACATGGCAAAGGAGGTATTTAACCGTGATTTGGCACCATGAATTGGCGCATTATGAGAATGATGAAATGCATGGCATAAAACATCGAATGCCAAAAAGAATCACTGGAGAGCTGCATTCATTTGTAAATAAAGCCTATCGATTTACCTACCTtcctgtgtacatataaatacataaatatatatttaaatgttgtaatttcacacacacaaaaaaaagcagtGCCCTTGAAGAAACCTTGCCTAAGAGCACCCAAATAAATAGCGATACCCCGTATCTCATTCTCCCATGAAAACAATGAggaatttcctttcctttcaaaaTTTGGCAAAAAATACAATTCCATTCAAAGTGAGACAAACATCAACCTTCTACCAAAAACGTaatatgcacgtatgtgtatacataaatgtgtatatatatatatgtgtgtgtgtgtgtgtgtgtgtgtgtgtgtgtgtgtgtgtttgcgtgtgtgtgtgtttgtggatgtgtgtgggtgggtgtgggtgtgggtgtgtgtatctatgtatatataaatatatatatatatatatatatatttattatatatatatatatatatatatatatatatatatatatatatatatatatatatatatatataaacatatatttgttaaTCATTAGATGAACTAACAAACGAAATATCTTGACGAGATTGAACCGTCACGAGCcatttaatttcttattgtggctgtgattcctgtacacacacaaacatgtatatattcatatatatatatatatatatatatatatatatatatatatatatatatatatatatatatatatatatatatatatatagatatatataaatatatatgtgtgtgtgtgtgagtgtgtgtgtgtgtgtgtatgtatatatatatatatatatatatatatatatatatatatatatatatatatatatatatatatattcacacacacacacacacacatatatgtaaatatatatatatatatatatatatatatatatatatatatatatatatatatatatatatgtatatatataaatatatatatatatatatatatatatatatatatatatatatatatacatatgtatgtatatgtatgtctatatatgtttatacattaatatctatctatatatatgtgtatacacacatttttatgcatatctatctatatttatatgtatatttatataaattgataaagtatatacatacatacaaacatgcttacatatataaagacacatgcatatatatatatatatatatatatatatatatatatatatatatatatgtgtgtgtgtgtgtgtgtgtgtgtgtgtgtgtg includes the following:
- the LOC113806891 gene encoding pro-resilin-like yields the protein MTLKVIALASLLAVASAKPGLSQSYQAPGSSFGGSAGAASFLRPAAGPAINFGGAASAGGYSPPVAPVTRPQYNFNYDVNAFGNDFGHQEGRDGYNTQGSYYVQLPDGRLQRVTYTVNGDQGYVAQVTYEGVAQYPAFQPSASYSPAPSYG